A segment of the Caldalkalibacillus thermarum genome:
TCGGCCAAGGCCTGAGTCTGTTCAACGGAACCACTATAAAACACATATTCAGATGTTTGCATCACTTAATCCCTCTTTTGCCTGAAATGATTATACCCCATGGGATCCAGACGAACCTTGCCCTGTTTTCCTTCCAACCACACACAGCCTGTGCCTTCAGTTGTGTAACCAATCGGGTAAAAAGGGAAATTTTGGGCCGCAAACGCTTGTTTCATGCGCTCAACTGCCTCAACGGGTGCCGTGCCTACCAAGACAAAATCCTCTCCTCCACCAAGCACCCAAGTATAAGGATCTATGCCGCGTTTGTGAGCATAGTTCAAGAGTATACGGCTGACTGGGAGCTGCTCCTTGCGAATGACCACATCGACTCCGCTGGCTGCGGCAATCTCATTGGCTTCACTGGACAGCCCGTCGCTTACATCGTTGAGGGAAATCGCGTATTCCCGGGCAAATTGGGCCAGCAGACGCCCTTGAGCCACATGGGGCTGCGGCTGCTGATGGGCATCAAGGAGCAGTTGCAGTGCTTCTGGGAGTGGGTAACCATCAGCTGGACGCCCGTGAAGTAGAAGATCTAAACCCGCTGCAGCATTCCCCAGCTGCCCGGTGACAAACAGAATCTGTCCCGGTTTGGCCTGGGAACGGAGCAACTGGACATCTTCTTCCACCTCACCGATTGCCGTCACACTGATCACCAAATGGTCAGGAATAGAAACGGTATCCCCGCCAAGCAAGTCGACTTCAAACTGGTCGGCCAGGTGTTTCATCCCTTTATAAATCTCCAGCAGCTCATCAAGCGTCCAATCATCGGGAATGGCCAAAGATATAATAAAATAGGTGGGTCTCCCCCCCATAGCGGCAATGTCGCTCAAATTGACGGCCAAAGCTTTATAACCAATCTGCCAGCAAGACATCGTTTCCCGTTTAAAATGAATGCCTTCCACCATAGTGTCAGCCGTCACCACTTGTCCCATTCCTTCAGCTGGGCGGTAGACAGCTGCATCATCCCCGATAGGGACAAGCGTCTGTTTGGCCCGATAAGGCTTGAAATAGGAGGAAACCTCTTTAATGAAGGCAAATTCATGATCCAGCTTTCTGTGACCCGCCACGACCATTCCCCCAACTTTTGAAAACATGCTTACTCTTTGATTATATCCCATTTAACCGGTACAATAAAAGTGACGGGACATAAGGAGGTGGCAATATGGAGCTCCATGTGACTGAAGCAGCCTTGGCTGAGTTGCAAGATTATACCATTCCTGAAGGGAAAGGGTTGCGTATTGATGCCGAAATAACCGGTGGATGAAGCTCCACAGTGGATATACAGCTGGCTCTGGATGAGCCCAGACCCAATGATAAAATCATCAACGTTGCACATCTCACCTTTTTTATTGACCGGTTTACCCAGCGTTACATTGGCGAAAAACTCACCCTTGATTTTGATCCGGCACAGGGCTTCCGGTTATCCAACCCCAATGAAATCTTGTGCCAAGGAATTACGATTTATTAGCACATTTAAGACATTGCACCGCGCTTAAAAGGGCTGCCTCAAACACTTTGAGACAGCCCTTTTTGCATGCCAATCCGCTGTATCTTGCAAATAAAAAAAATGGAGCGGGTGAGGGGAATCGAACCCCCGCTGCCAGCTTGGGAAGCTGGAGTTCTACCACTGAACTACACCCGCTCGCTAACCGGATCTATCACATTGCAGAATTAACTATAGCACAGGTTGATTTGAAAGTCAAATCTATTGAACTGAACCTCTCGAAGTATATTTTGCCAGAAATGTGTCAATGATGCTAATAGCCTGGCCTTTTGGCCCTGGCAGCTAGATGATAATCTAGCCATCTTCGAGAGGAGGGATAGTGTGCGAAGGATGTTACTAAGCCTCACAGCCCTGGCGGTGATCCTGGTCGTACCTGGGATAACCAGCGCCTACATGATACAGCCTGGTGATACATTGAGTGAACTGGCTCAAAGGTTTGGCTTAAGTGTGGATGATATCCTTAAACTTAATCCTAACATTAAGGATCCCGATCTCATTTATGCCGGTGACTCTCTGAATCTACCGGGCCGTGAGTCTGAAGCGAAACAGAGCAGGAAAAGTGGCAACAAAGTGTACAAGATGTCTGCCAAAGAAAAGGATTTGCTGGCCAGAATCGTTCACGCCGAAGCAAAAGGTGAACCTTTCGCCGGTAAGGTTGCCGTGGCCCACGTGGTTCTGAACCGGGTGGAGCACGAGGCTTTTCCGGACACCATCACCGAAGTCATTTTTCAGCCCAGACAGTTCCAGCCAGTCTCTAATGGGGCTATTAACCAAAAGCCAGACGAAGAAGCCATCAGGGCTGTTGAGGAAGCACTAAAAACCCGCAGCAGCAGTCAGGGGTCCCTATATTTCTACAATCCCCGGACAGCTACCAATTCGTGGGTTTTTTCACGTGAGACGGTCAAAGTAATAGGCAACCATGTTTTTGCCAAATAGTTTCATGTACCAGAAATAATAGACTTTAAGTTGTAATGACTGAATACTCCACTTCTTTGTTCCGCCATCCCCTTTCCCCTTTTACATTGGGAACAGGGACAGCACAAAGAAGTGGATCTTTTTGTGCTTGATATGGACTTCCGCTAATGATGCACAGCAAGTTCCATGATTGCTTTCCATCCCTTTTTAGCTTATTTTTTATCAAAAGGGAAAACTTATTCCATCTAAAACGAATGCCCAACCTATTGATTGGCAAGAAAGACTGAGGTGATGTAATGGAAAAGGCAGTCCTTGATCGAGTAGTCGACGGAAAACATGCCGTGCTGCTGGTAGGGGATGATGAGCGGGAAGTGATGATTCCCTGTCATCAGCTCCCTCCAGGCGCAAAGAAAGGAACTTGGTTCAAGGTGACATTTCATGACGGAAACATCACATATTTAGAAATTGACGAAACTGAGACGGAAAAAGTTGAAGAAAGGATCAAGGCCAAATTAGCCAATCTGCAGCAAAAGAAAAAGAGCCATTTCAAGAAAAATTGAATGCATGCTATAAAAATGGGGGACCTTTTGGAGTCCCCCAAGTTTTTTAAATCAACAACGGCGATCTAATAGCTGGCACTAATGCAACTCATACCATATAAAGTTCTGGCTATCCTCCATCGTCCACTTGTCTGTTTTCACATTCCATCGTCCAGTCGCCTTCCGTTCTCCTAACTGGAGCTTACCCTCCTGTTTCAACTTCAACACAATGCGTCTGACTTCTGACTCACTCCGGCCAGTGAACCGGGCCAATTGCCGATAACCGGGTGGAACACCTTTGGAAATAATATGGTTTTCAATGATGCGCAGAATTTTGCGTTCAATGTCAGACAACACGTGGCAGCTCTCCCTTCATCGCCGCTAGGATGTTTGCAAGGTGAAATGTTTTGGTTTAGTTCATACAGAACATTTGTTCTTATTAAAGGCATAAATAAAATCCCTTGTCTACCAAGGGATTCAGGACGTGATTATGTATGGTGCGGTCGGTGGGATTTGAACCCACACGCCCAAAGGGCACTGCCCCCTCAAGACAGCGTGTCTGCCAGTTCCACCACGACCGCAATTGACAAGTATGCATAATATAAAGGTGGCTGGGCCGGCTGGATTCGAACCAGCGCATCACGGGGCCAAAACCCGTTGCCTTACCGCTTGGCTACGGCCCAATAATCATGGCGGAGCTGACGGGATTCGAACCCGCGATCTCCTGCGTGACAGGCAGGCATGTTAGGCCTCTACACCACAGCTCCACCTTTAAATGGTGACCCGTAGGGGATTCGAACCCCTGAATGCCGGCGTGAAAGGCCGGTGTGTTAAGCCACTTCACCAACGGGCCACGAGCGTTCATCATTCATGAAGAATGGCGGAGAAAGAGGGATTCGAACCCTCGCGCGGCTATTAGCCGCCTACTCCCTTAGCAGGGGAGCCCCTTCAGCCAACTTGGGTATTTCTCCGCGCATGGCTCCGCAGGTAGGATTCGAACCTACGACCAACCGGTTAACAGCCGGTTGCTCTACCACTGAGCTACTGCGGAATAAAATCATGGTGTTTGGATTTATTCATAGACAAAGTTCACATCCAAGTTATCTGATGTGAACATCTGTTATATTACTATGTCTTGGCCAAAAATGCAAGCCTTTTTTGTAAAAAATCGCTGGAAAATAAAGTGGCACCTCCGCCAGTGATGCATACACTGCCATAAGCGGAACTGTCATAAGCTGACTTGTCCTGATGCAAGTGGTCATAATTTACCAGATGACCGGAAAGTTTGTGCGGAGGTGCCACCTTATGCCTAGATGGCTACAAAAGCAACTGCAGCGTGCCTTTTATGATAAAGATATTTATCAAATCCGCCTGCTGAACGAATGCTGGTATTTATATTACACCCGCCAGCAGTCAAAGTTTAGGCGTCACCACTTTGGTTAGACAGCGGTGGAATCAAGGTTAAACTCACCCGCTCCCGCTCCAGGTCCACTTCTTTTACCCATACGGTGACAATATCACCCACTGAGACCACATCAAGGGGATGACGGACATAATGCTTACTAAGTTGTGAAATGTGTACCAGTCCGTCATTTTTAAGCCCAATGTCCACAAAGGCTCCAAAATCAACCACATTGCGGACCGTGCCTTCAAGTTGCATCCCTGCTGTAAGGTCTTCAATTTTCAAGATGTCTTTCAGCAACAGCGGCTGGGTCAGTTCATCCCGAGGATCCCGCCGGGGCTTTTGTAAAGCTTCAATGATATCGGTTAAAGTGGGTACCCCAATATCCAGCCGGTTCGCCCAGTCCTCAATATCCACACCTTGCAGGGCCTCAATTAACTGGGGGGACCCAATCTCATGTTTCTCAAATCCCAGTTCAGTTAAAAAACGCTCTGCTTCCGGATAGGATTCAGGATGGATAGGGGTTTGGTCGAAAGGATCCTCACCGTCAAAGATGCGCATAAATCCAACAGCCTGTTCATATGTTTTGGCTCCTAAACGGGGGACATCCAACAGTTGACGGCGGCTGGTCAGCCTGCCATGTTGTTCCCTGTATTTCACAACTTCCTTGGCCACCGATTTGTTTAGGCCTGACACATATTGCAACAGGGACACAGAGGCCGTATTCACATCCACACCAACCTGGTTGACCACTGTCTCCACAACAAAGGACAAACTTTCACTTAACTTGGTTTGCGATACATCATGCTGGTACTGGCCCACTCCGATCGATTTTGGATCGATTTTAACCAGCTCAGCCAAGGGATCCTGCAGGCGTCTGGCGATGGAGATGGCACTTCGCTCCGCCACGTCAAGATCGGGAAATTCTTCTGTGGCAAGAGGAGACGCTGAGTAAACACTGGCTCCAGCCTCATTAATCATGATATAAGCCAGCTCATGTTCGGTTTCCTGAATCACTTGGGCCAGAAATTGCTCTGTTTCCCTGGAGGCGGTGCCATTGCCAATGGCCACAATGTCAACCTGGTACTTGTCCACCAAGGCCAGCAATTTCCGTTTCGCTTCCTCTATCTTGTTATGGGGCGGAACAGGGTAGATGACATCAATTGCCAGCACTTTCCCCGTGGGATCCACCACGGCCAGCTTACATCCCGTGCGGTAAGCTGGATCAATGCCCAGCACAGTTTTGCCCCGCACAGGCGGTTGCAACAAGAGGGCACGCAGATTCTTGGCAAAGATGTGGATGGCTTGCTCTTCAGCCTGCTCCGTTAATTCCCGCCGGATCTCCCGCTCGATCGCCGGGGCAATCAAGCGTTTATAACTGTCAACGATGGCCTGGTCTATGTATGACGCGGCAGGGGAACGTTCATTTTTCACCCAGCGCTTCTGGAGGTACCGCTTGATTGTTTCTGTCTCAACTTCAAGCTTAACTTTGATCACTTCTTCTTTTTCCGCCCGGTTAATGGCCAGCACCCGGTGAGAAACAAGCTGGGGGATTGGGCTTTGATACTCATAGTACATGCGGTACACTTGCCTGGGATCATGTTCCTGGTTCTTCAATTCTGTGACCAGCCGTCCATTGGCAAACGTATAATCCCGAATCCACTGCCTGACCTCAGCCTCATCGGCGATCCACTCGGCAATAATGTCCATGGCGCCTTGCAAGACATCTTCCACCGTATGGAGTTCATGTTCCGTGGAGAGATAGCGTTCCGCTTCTTTTTCTGGGCTTTCAAGGGAACAGTTGACAAGCCACTCGGCTAATGGTTCCAACCCTTTTTCCTTGGCCACTGTCGCCCTGGTTCTGCGTTTGGGGCGGAAGGGCCGGTAATAGTCTTCCACCTCTTGCAGTTTCTCAGCCCGCACGATTTTTTCCTTCAGTTCTTCAGTCAGTTTTCCCTGTTCAGCGATAAGACGCAGCACTTCCTCTTTACGCTGCCACAAGTTTTGAAGATAACGATACCGTTCCTCTATGGCCCGGATTTGTTCTTCGTTTAATCCGCCGGTGACTTCCTTGCGATAGCGGGCCACAAAAGGAACGGTATTCCCCTCTTGTAACAGTGCGATTGTTCTTTTGACAGCTTCCTTTGGGATGTTAAGTTCCTGATGCAGGACATTAAACAACGCTTCCTCCATTTTCAAGTGGTCATGCTCCACTATACCTGTCATTCTTCCACACTCCTAACTGCTTTGAGTCAAGGTGTCTGTTTTTTTCAACAGCTCTCTTAACTTGTGCAAAGCTCGCCTTTGCAAACGGGAAACATGCATTTGGGATATATTGAGCCGCTCCCCAGCCTCCCTTTGACTTAAACCCTCAAAAAAAGTCAGCCTGATGACCTGTTGTTCCCTTTCCGATAACACGGGCAGCAATTTTTCCAGCAACATGCGCCTGTTGACCTGTTCATAGCCCTGTTCTGTCTCACCCACCATATCAAGGAGGTTCACCGTGCTGCCATCCTGGCCAGCCTCAAAATCGCTATCCATGGACAAGGCCTGGTAACTGCGGCTGATTTCCAAAGTTTCCAACACTTCTTCTTCCGACGCTTCCACCCGTTGGGCAATTTCTTTAATCTGTGGCGAACGGCCCAATTCAGTGGTTAAATCATCTATCGCTTGTTTAATTTTGGGTGCCAGCTCTTTAATCCGTCGCGGAACATGAACACTCCAAGTTTTGTCCCGGATATAGCGCTTTATCTCTCCCACAATGGTGGGAACAGCAAAACGTTCAAACGTCCGTCCGTATGAAGTATCATAACGGTCCAAGGCTGACAATAGACCGATCATGCCGACTTGAATCAAGTCATCAAGCGCTTGCTCGTTGCTGGCAAACTTGCGGGCCAATGAATGGACAAGGGGTTCAAAATGCAGCACTAGGCGGGTCTTAATCTCTTCGTCCGGCTCTTTCTGGAAAGCCTCAATCAGCCGGTAAATGTCATCTTTATGATGAAGATGACGTTTGGACTGGACGGTCATTAGATTCCACCTCTTTAAATTTGGTCATTTGGATCATGATTCCGTCCTTCTTCTGGATCTCCACGCGATCCATCAACGCTTCAATTAAATACAGTCCCAACCCTCCTTCATACAACGTTTGAATTTCTGTCTTGTGGCTGATCGGTCTGGAATACCGTTTGATCTGATTCACTTCGAAACGTTGCCCGTGATCAATCACCACGATCTCCAAACGGTTAGGATAAGTCAGACATTTAACCCGAATGCTGCCCTCCTGCTCCTGGTAAGCATGAGTAACGGCATTGGTACAGGCTTCGGCCACGGCCACTTTCATATCCTCAATTTCATCGAAGGAAAAGCCCAACCGGCTGGCCAAGCCAGAAATAAGCAGCCGAACAACTCCAACATATTCAGGTTTTGCTGGAATATTCAGTTCCACCACGTCATTTGCCTGCATCTTGAGTACTCCTCCCTACTTGTTAAACGCTAGTAAGTATGTACCCTTATCTATCAGGTTAGAAACATCATTATGGAATAAAATCCTTAGAACAAAAATAAAAAGCCCTGTTCGAACGGGCTTTCGGCTACATTCTGCCGCTAATCAGCTTAGGCCAGCCATGCTGCCTTAAAAATCGATTAACCCTAAGCTGATCTGCAAGGCATCATCCACTCGTGCCATCATCTCCTCATCAAGATGGGTAATCTTATCTGTCAGGCGCTGTTTATCAATGGTGCGTATTTGCTCGAGCAGAATGACAGAATCTTTTTCAAACCCATACATCTTGGCATCAATTTCAACGTGTGTGGGCAGTTTGGCTTTTTGAATTTGGGCTGTAATAGCTGCCACAATAACAGTGGGGCTGAAGCGGTTGCCAATATCGTTTTGAATCACAAGTACGGGGCGTACGCCACCCTGTTCTGACCC
Coding sequences within it:
- the thiL gene encoding thiamine-phosphate kinase, with protein sequence MAGHRKLDHEFAFIKEVSSYFKPYRAKQTLVPIGDDAAVYRPAEGMGQVVTADTMVEGIHFKRETMSCWQIGYKALAVNLSDIAAMGGRPTYFIISLAIPDDWTLDELLEIYKGMKHLADQFEVDLLGGDTVSIPDHLVISVTAIGEVEEDVQLLRSQAKPGQILFVTGQLGNAAAGLDLLLHGRPADGYPLPEALQLLLDAHQQPQPHVAQGRLLAQFAREYAISLNDVSDGLSSEANEIAAASGVDVVIRKEQLPVSRILLNYAHKRGIDPYTWVLGGGEDFVLVGTAPVEAVERMKQAFAAQNFPFYPIGYTTEGTGCVWLEGKQGKVRLDPMGYNHFRQKRD
- a CDS encoding iron-sulfur cluster biosynthesis family protein — translated: MDIQLALDEPRPNDKIINVAHLTFFIDRFTQRYIGEKLTLDFDPAQGFRLSNPNEILCQGITIY
- a CDS encoding cell wall hydrolase is translated as MLLSLTALAVILVVPGITSAYMIQPGDTLSELAQRFGLSVDDILKLNPNIKDPDLIYAGDSLNLPGRESEAKQSRKSGNKVYKMSAKEKDLLARIVHAEAKGEPFAGKVAVAHVVLNRVEHEAFPDTITEVIFQPRQFQPVSNGAINQKPDEEAIRAVEEALKTRSSSQGSLYFYNPRTATNSWVFSRETVKVIGNHVFAK
- a CDS encoding DUF3006 domain-containing protein; translation: MEKAVLDRVVDGKHAVLLVGDDEREVMIPCHQLPPGAKKGTWFKVTFHDGNITYLEIDETETEKVEERIKAKLANLQQKKKSHFKKN
- a CDS encoding Lrp/AsnC family transcriptional regulator, which codes for MLSDIERKILRIIENHIISKGVPPGYRQLARFTGRSESEVRRIVLKLKQEGKLQLGERKATGRWNVKTDKWTMEDSQNFIWYELH
- the cmpA gene encoding cortex morphogenetic protein CmpA: MPRWLQKQLQRAFYDKDIYQIRLLNECWYLYYTRQQSKFRRHHFG
- a CDS encoding Tex family protein, which translates into the protein MTGIVEHDHLKMEEALFNVLHQELNIPKEAVKRTIALLQEGNTVPFVARYRKEVTGGLNEEQIRAIEERYRYLQNLWQRKEEVLRLIAEQGKLTEELKEKIVRAEKLQEVEDYYRPFRPKRRTRATVAKEKGLEPLAEWLVNCSLESPEKEAERYLSTEHELHTVEDVLQGAMDIIAEWIADEAEVRQWIRDYTFANGRLVTELKNQEHDPRQVYRMYYEYQSPIPQLVSHRVLAINRAEKEEVIKVKLEVETETIKRYLQKRWVKNERSPAASYIDQAIVDSYKRLIAPAIEREIRRELTEQAEEQAIHIFAKNLRALLLQPPVRGKTVLGIDPAYRTGCKLAVVDPTGKVLAIDVIYPVPPHNKIEEAKRKLLALVDKYQVDIVAIGNGTASRETEQFLAQVIQETEHELAYIMINEAGASVYSASPLATEEFPDLDVAERSAISIARRLQDPLAELVKIDPKSIGVGQYQHDVSQTKLSESLSFVVETVVNQVGVDVNTASVSLLQYVSGLNKSVAKEVVKYREQHGRLTSRRQLLDVPRLGAKTYEQAVGFMRIFDGEDPFDQTPIHPESYPEAERFLTELGFEKHEIGSPQLIEALQGVDIEDWANRLDIGVPTLTDIIEALQKPRRDPRDELTQPLLLKDILKIEDLTAGMQLEGTVRNVVDFGAFVDIGLKNDGLVHISQLSKHYVRHPLDVVSVGDIVTVWVKEVDLERERVSLTLIPPLSNQSGDA
- the sigB gene encoding RNA polymerase sigma factor SigB, giving the protein MTVQSKRHLHHKDDIYRLIEAFQKEPDEEIKTRLVLHFEPLVHSLARKFASNEQALDDLIQVGMIGLLSALDRYDTSYGRTFERFAVPTIVGEIKRYIRDKTWSVHVPRRIKELAPKIKQAIDDLTTELGRSPQIKEIAQRVEASEEEVLETLEISRSYQALSMDSDFEAGQDGSTVNLLDMVGETEQGYEQVNRRMLLEKLLPVLSEREQQVIRLTFFEGLSQREAGERLNISQMHVSRLQRRALHKLRELLKKTDTLTQSS
- the rsbW gene encoding anti-sigma B factor RsbW, producing the protein MQANDVVELNIPAKPEYVGVVRLLISGLASRLGFSFDEIEDMKVAVAEACTNAVTHAYQEQEGSIRVKCLTYPNRLEIVVIDHGQRFEVNQIKRYSRPISHKTEIQTLYEGGLGLYLIEALMDRVEIQKKDGIMIQMTKFKEVESNDRPVQTSSSS
- the ndoA gene encoding type II toxin-antitoxin system endoribonuclease NdoA, coding for MIVKRGDVFFADLSPVVGSEQGGVRPVLVIQNDIGNRFSPTVIVAAITAQIQKAKLPTHVEIDAKMYGFEKDSVILLEQIRTIDKQRLTDKITHLDEEMMARVDDALQISLGLIDF